One Calidithermus timidus DSM 17022 genomic window, CGTATTCGTGCTCTTCGGGGCCATCCTGGACCGGGCAGGAGCCGGGCAGTTCTTCACCGACCTGGCCTACAGCCTGTTGGGCGGGGTGCGCGGCGGGCCGGCCAAGGCCTCCATCATCGCCTCAGCACTCAACGGCATCGTCTCGGGCTCCTCGGTGTCCAACGTGGTGACCGGGGGTAACTTCACCATCTCGACCATGATCCGCGCGGGCTACACCCGCGAGAAGGCCGGGGCCATCGAGGTGGCCTCCTCCTCCAACGGCCAACTCATGCCCCCGGTGATGGGCGCGGCGGCCTTCATCATGGCCGACCTGCTGGGCGTACCCTACCCTCAGATCATCATCTTCGCCATCCTGCCCGCCATCCTGGCCTACGGCTCGCTGCTGGTGGTGGCCGACCTCGAGGCCGCCAAGCTGGGCCTGCGCGGGATGCCCCGCAGCGAACTGCCTGACTTCGGTAAGACCCTACGCGGCGGGCTGCACTACCTGCTGGTGCTGGGCTTCCTGCTGTACTGCCTGCTCTTCGACAACCCCTTCCGCGCCGGGATCAACGGCCCCCTCACCCCCAACACCTCCGCGCTCTACACGGTCTTCGTGCTGATCCTGGTGGTCTTGGCTCAGGAACTCTACCGCGGCTGGCGCAGGGGCGACCTGCTGCTGGGGTTGCGCTCGGGGGCGCAGATGATTATCGATGGGCTCGAGAGCGGCGCGCGCAATATGGTGGGCATCGCCATCGCCACCGCGGTGGCCGGAATCATCGTGGGGGTGGTGCTCATCACCAACGTGGGCACCGGCCTGGCCGATATCATGCGCACGCTCTCCTTCGGAAACTTCATCGGCGCGCTGGTGCTGGCCCAACTCATCAGCCTGTTTTTGGGCATGGGGGTGCCCACCACCGCCAACTACGTCATCATGGCCACGCTGATCGTGCCCACGCTGTTCAAGCTGGGGAGCGAGGCCGGGCTCAATTACGGCAGCCTCACCTTCGGCACCAACGAGGTGGCCATCCTGCTCATCTGCATCAACTTCTTCTCGTTCTACTTCGGCATCATGGCCGACTCCACCCCACCCGTGGCCCTGGCGGCTTACGCCGCCGCCGCCATCTCCAAGGGCGATCCCTTCAAGACCGGGGTACAGGGCTTCATCTACGAGCTGCGCACCGCGCTTTTGGCCTACATGATCGTCTTCGATCCCAAAATCCTGCTGATCGGGGTGGGTAGCTTCGGCGAGGGCGCGTGGATCGCGGTGACGGCCCTGCTGGGTATGACGGCTTTTGCGGTAGCGACCATGGGCTACCTCTCAGGAAACGTGCCCTGGCTTCTGCGGCTGGTAATGTTGGCTGCGGCGCTGCTGCTGGTCTCCAGCGGCTACGTCAGCGACTTCATCGGCATCGCCCTCTTCGCCGCCGTCTACGCCTGGCAGCGCTTCGTGCTGGGCCGCAAGCCGGTGCAGACCTGAAGCGATGCCCGCCCCACTCACCCCATCCCTGCTCGAGGCCCTGCTCGAGCCACAAGCGCCCCTGCCGCACCGCAGACGCGGCTACGTACTGCTCTACGTCGTGGGTGGGGTGGCCCAATTGTTGCTGGCCGCGCTGGCGTTCACCTTGCTCGAGCCCCTTGGCGCGGTACCCGGCTGGGTTGGGACGGTGTACCTGGGCATCGCCCTGGCCGCCTGGGCCTGGTTACTGCGACGCAAGCAGCTGGCCAGGATCAGCAAGCAAAGAACCCGTCACGTCGCCAGCGCCCTGCTGGATGTGGCTAGTCTCTCCACGAGCCTGCTGCTCGCGGCGATCAGCCTGCGGGCCGAACTGCCGCTGTGGGCCTTGCTGATCGCGGGTTTCGCCCTCGTTGCCTACACAGCCGGGCTAGCTGGCCTTCTGCGCCAACTTGAACAGCCGTGACCACCAGTGCGGCGCGGGAACACTCCGCTCCCGCGCCGGCTGAATCAGGCGCCGGATTTCGCCCAGAACCTCCCTGGCGCGCTTTTGCCCGAGTTCGAAGAGCGCTCCGGCCTGCGCAGCGTCAAAGGTATCGATGGGTTGAGACGGATTGAGCCGCACGACCAAGTCGGCCCGGCCCAGCGCCAGTTCGACCAAGCGGCGACGTGAGGCTTCCCCGGCCTGCAAGGCGGCCTCGAGGGCGGTCTTGGGTTCGCTCCAGATGTAGGGGTTGGAAACATCGAAGGCCACCACCGGCCCCAGCCCCAGGCCGAGCGCCGCAGTAACCGGGACCTTTTCGGCCACGTCACCATCGACCAGCACCCGCCCATTCCAGCGCACCGGCGGAAAGATGCTGGGAATCGCGCTGCTGGCCCGGATGGCCTCGGCCACCGAGCCCGAGCGCAGGGCAACGAGCTCGCCGGTATTGAAGTCGGCGGCCTGGATCACCAGCGGAATGGGACTATCCTCAATCTGCCTGGTGCCAAAGAGCCTGAAGAGCCCTTCCTGGTAGTAACGCCCTTCGGCCAGGGTAGGCTTGCGCAAGAACTCCATCACCCGCACCATCTGGTGCAACTTGCCACTTTTTTGCAGGCGCTCGAGCTCGGGGTCGTAGAGGGTGTGCAGGACAAAGCTGGGCTCCAGCGGTAGGTCGAAGGCATAGATGGCTGCAGCCAGCGAGCCCGCCGAGCTGCCCGCGATGCCCGCGACGGGGATGCCCTCTTCACGTAAAACTTTGAGCAGCCCCAGATGGGCTACTCCTCGCACACCACCCCCGCCAAGCGCAAGCACGACACCCATATTTTCAGAGTAGAGCCACTCCGTCGGTTTAGAATGAGAGCTTATCTAGCATTTGGCCCCGGGAAGCACCGAGGGCTGAATACCGGAAAATGTCGGCAGCCAAGAACGTCGAGGGCCAAGGCGTCTTGCGTTTGGCCTTCAGCTATCCGCTATCGACCATCGGCGCCTTCTGATAGCATGGTGCGGTGATACCACGCCTTCACGATGTCCCCGGCGTGCTGGGTGAGATCTGCCGCCGCCGCCTGGCCGAGGTGTCGGCGCGACCTTACCGCCTTAGCCCCGACCCGAGCCAGCCCATTCCCTCGTTCTCTCAGGCCCTGGCCCTGCCGGGCCTTTCCCTGATCGCCGAAGTCAAGCGCAAAAGCCCCTCGCAGGGCGATATCGCCCCGCTGGACGCCGCCGTCGTAGCCCGCTCCTACGAGCAGGGTGGAGCTCGCGCCATCAGCGTGCTCACCGAAGCGCACTACTTCGCCGGTTCCGAGGAGGACTTGCGGGCGGTGCGGCAGGCGGTGCGGCTACCCCTGTTGCGCAAGGACTTCACCGTACACCCTTCGCAGATCCCCGAAGCCCGCGCCCTGGGAGCCTCGGCGGTGCTCTTGATCGTGGCGGCGCTGGGCGAGCTGACCGGGGCTTACCTCGAGCTCGTGCGAGAGAGCGGCCTCGAGGCCCTGGTGGAGATCCACGACGAACGCGAGCTGGACATCGCCCTGGAGGCCGGTGCTTCCATCCTGGGGATCAACAACCGCGACCTGGTGAGCCTGAAGGTCAACATGGACACCGCCCCCCGCCTGGGCGAGCTGGCCCGCTCGAGGGGCTTCGAGGGCTTGCTGGTCGCCGAGTCGGGCTACAGCCGCCCCGAGGAACTGCGGCCGCTGGCCGGCCGCTTCGACGCGGTGCTGGTCGGCACCAGCTTAGCCCGCAGCGGCGACTGGCAAAAGGCCATCGAGGCCTTGATGGCTGCCGATAGCCAGCGCCGAATCTGAGTCGGCCCCACTCCGCCGTCCGCTTGGGTTCATGCCGACCAGGCCCATCCGCAAAAGCCTGGAGAGGCTTTTTTGAGCCCACAGGTAAACACGTATAATACGCCACGGCTGAGGCTATACCCTCACAGTGCTTTAGGAGGCAACGGTGAACTTACACGAGTATCAGGCCAAAGAGATCCTGGCGAAATACGGCATACCGGTTCCCCCCGGCAGAATCGCCTACACCGCCGATGAAGCCAAGCAGATCGCCACCGAG contains:
- a CDS encoding TRAP transporter permease → MEADKAQLILEEVEFGSRKPQGWVRWLVLGLAVGWSLFQMYATYVGTLNDLIWRATHLAFAFALVFLVYPFSKRSSKSRVPWFDWVLWAVAVGSALYAVFEYRGILEERGGFGNPTDILVASCAVVMLLLAAWRAIGPAMPIIAGLFMLFALSGPAGLIKVELPGILGELHAGATWRSLMNQLFMNTNDSIWGTPIAVSAETVFVFVLFGAILDRAGAGQFFTDLAYSLLGGVRGGPAKASIIASALNGIVSGSSVSNVVTGGNFTISTMIRAGYTREKAGAIEVASSSNGQLMPPVMGAAAFIMADLLGVPYPQIIIFAILPAILAYGSLLVVADLEAAKLGLRGMPRSELPDFGKTLRGGLHYLLVLGFLLYCLLFDNPFRAGINGPLTPNTSALYTVFVLILVVLAQELYRGWRRGDLLLGLRSGAQMIIDGLESGARNMVGIAIATAVAGIIVGVVLITNVGTGLADIMRTLSFGNFIGALVLAQLISLFLGMGVPTTANYVIMATLIVPTLFKLGSEAGLNYGSLTFGTNEVAILLICINFFSFYFGIMADSTPPVALAAYAAAAISKGDPFKTGVQGFIYELRTALLAYMIVFDPKILLIGVGSFGEGAWIAVTALLGMTAFAVATMGYLSGNVPWLLRLVMLAAALLLVSSGYVSDFIGIALFAAVYAWQRFVLGRKPVQT
- a CDS encoding patatin-like phospholipase family protein, producing the protein MGVVLALGGGGVRGVAHLGLLKVLREEGIPVAGIAGSSAGSLAAAIYAFDLPLEPSFVLHTLYDPELERLQKSGKLHQMVRVMEFLRKPTLAEGRYYQEGLFRLFGTRQIEDSPIPLVIQAADFNTGELVALRSGSVAEAIRASSAIPSIFPPVRWNGRVLVDGDVAEKVPVTAALGLGLGPVVAFDVSNPYIWSEPKTALEAALQAGEASRRRLVELALGRADLVVRLNPSQPIDTFDAAQAGALFELGQKRAREVLGEIRRLIQPARERSVPAPHWWSRLFKLAQKAS
- the trpC gene encoding indole-3-glycerol phosphate synthase TrpC produces the protein MIPRLHDVPGVLGEICRRRLAEVSARPYRLSPDPSQPIPSFSQALALPGLSLIAEVKRKSPSQGDIAPLDAAVVARSYEQGGARAISVLTEAHYFAGSEEDLRAVRQAVRLPLLRKDFTVHPSQIPEARALGASAVLLIVAALGELTGAYLELVRESGLEALVEIHDERELDIALEAGASILGINNRDLVSLKVNMDTAPRLGELARSRGFEGLLVAESGYSRPEELRPLAGRFDAVLVGTSLARSGDWQKAIEALMAADSQRRI